One Nicotiana tomentosiformis chromosome 4, ASM39032v3, whole genome shotgun sequence genomic window carries:
- the LOC138910342 gene encoding uncharacterized protein: MLSEHGVNLTYKQAWRAKEKALEFLRGQPTDSYSRLLSYLYILEKTYPGSVVKLQKTKDGYFLYAFVALSTSIKGWEHCRPVVVVDGIFLKSAYMGIMLKTSTIDATGSILPLAYAIVDSENDASWRWFFEQFKHAYGEKLNMLLFRTGMRFMKGHLKLSELYFATAQSYTLDEFNERMSKIAEIDTPVKAYLYDIGYHRWSRVHATMNKTWTMPSNIVESLNAVTKDARELPVVELLEYMRTLLERWTNEKLLNTNGTFTYLGRKYNKESEDNKTLSQKMRVRASTNYIHTVIDDVKRFIICLENKRCSCGQFHLDELPCPHALAALRHRKESYKNYCSLYYTRESLL, encoded by the exons ATGTTGTCAGAACATGGTGTGAACTTAACATACAAGCAAGCTTGGAGAGCAAAGGAAAAGGCTTTGGAATTTTTGAGAGGTCAACCTACTGATTCTTACAGTCGCTTGCTGAGTTATTTGTATATTCTGGAGAAGACTTATCCGGGGTCGGTAGTAAAATTACAGAAGACTAAAGATGGCTATTTCTTGTATGCATTTGTTGCTCTTAGTACGTCCATCAAGGGTTGGGAGCATTGTAGGCCAGTTGTAGTAGTCGATGGAATATTCTTGAAATCGgcatatatgggaatcatgctaAAAACTAGCACAATAGATGCAACAG GTAGCATATTACCACTAGCATACGCCATTGTTGATTCAGAAAATGACGCATCATGGAGGTGGTTTTTTGAGCAATTCAAACATGCATATGGTGAAAAACTAAATATGTTGTTATTTCggaccggaatgaga TTCATGAAAGGTCATCTAAAGTTAAGCGAATTGTACTTTGCCACCGCACAATCATACACGCTTGATGAATTTAATGAAAGAATGTCAAAGATTGCTGAGATCGACACACCTGTTAAAGCATACCTATACGATATTGGCTATCACAGATGGTCTCGGGTACATGCTACGATGAACAAAACATGGACGATGCCATCAAACATTGTAGAGTCCTTGAATGCAGTAACCAAAGATGCAAGAGAGCTGCCCGTAGTTGAACTATTAGAGTACATGAGGACTCTTCTTGAACGTTGGACTAATGAAAAGTTATTGAATACAAATGGTACGTTCACTTACCTTGGGAGAAAATACAACAAAGAGTCGGAGGACAACAAGACATTATCGCAGAAGATGAGA GTGAGGGCTTCAACAAATTACATCCATACTGTGATAGATGATGTGAAACGCTTCATTATTTGCCTTGAAAACAAGAGATGTAGTTGTGGACAATTCCATCTTGATGAACTTCCTTGTCCACATGCTTTGGCAGCTTTGAGGCATAGGAAAGAGTCTTATAAAAACTATTGTTCTCTTTATTATACGAGGGAGAGCCTTCTGTAG